A portion of the Salmo trutta chromosome 1, fSalTru1.1, whole genome shotgun sequence genome contains these proteins:
- the LOC115184015 gene encoding nuclear receptor coactivator 1: MSAVGESALDPATPESRKRKGSPCDTSEQSVEKRRRELECRYIDELAELLSANMGDIASLNVKPDKCHILRSTVDQIQQIKRREQEKAAMMSPEDEVQKSDISSSSQGMVEKEALRPLLLEALDGFFFVVNREGRIVFVSENVTGYLGYTQEELITSSVYSILHVGDHGEFVRNLLPKSLVNGVPWPQEQSRRNSNTFNCRMLKRPPDEVDSENQEALQQYDIMQCFTVSQPKAMLEEGDDLQSCLICIACPMPRPQQLPAIRTESFITKQDPTGKIISIETSALRATGRPGWEDLVRKCIYAFFQPQGKEPSHAKKLLHEVMTHGTAISPLYRFNLSDGTPLSAQTRCKFCCPPNHDVQPFIMGIHTIDREHNTASSQENTNSSLLLTHRSPAPSHSPALRPGSEASQAPGPTSGLHLNNGKSSSTTTPTTPTSHSAVYLTPNRMCPQQVNSPSPLGSPLTATPTSFMSPRPPRASPGLGGSPRVPGNPFSPSTPGLHSPAASLGGGAGGGGSGILSRRHSGGDGGAGTPLGFSLPSPLPQRQASTPTSSPARPPPAKPPEGGGGGGGGEDLAKGKLGGNPKLNQPLDNGGVGAPRDPKNTSTKPTSTPQCPASHSTLTERHKILHRLLQDSSPAEGSNGKESEIKKEPPASPATANPNGPPTTPQDHQLLRFLLDTDEKDLGDLPPPAALSLQTVRVKTEKRASGDAAACASPKPKPSPADSRPSRDPFPSVSADLDPLSQLLPTLRGPAGAKQGSKDQGGPQTQALSSHSQTQPQPRLHSPPQTQPWLQSPLQTKPQNHLQLQSPTQLQPPTQLQPPTQLQPPTQLQPPTQLQSPTQLHSPTLLQSPTQLQSPTLLQSPTQLQSPTQLQSPTQLQSPTQLQSPTQLQSPTQLQSPTQLQSPTQLQSPTQLQSPTLLQPSGANTVKAVTVKREPPGRPSRGLTDGPSLQNQSHFDFCSPSQRPGQGELFQTPEDSSSPFKEPGLMNSFNSNTALSKMETDSQQFQTLALTETLSFDGGMGNPVQASLASPQEQCVPCPLDELLCPPTTPEGRNDEKALLDQLVSFLSGTDESELAELDRALGIDKLVKGGCFDPVPQRFPSQPPATTPISMDPKLPGYPSQFNPGPPAQFPPEIAGVQSMGGFGAPRGAFPGGMMLRPGMGRAPGMTNQLRLPPNQLRLQLQQRLQGPQQLQNRLAAMSPFPGEAHVAMGMRQGGKQPQMPSQPPLNAQMLAQRQRELYSFQHRQRQLLQQKVMLMRQGMGGGGPMGATRGQKGPQPQQQQFGYPPGYSPMPGNPPSSPSLFNPMGGTQDPKLSGQGPMGSQTTMTGGMQGQFGGAVNSVVQPVLFQQFGGPGMVRQGDPSFPPELSPTSPLLSPQNSTSQSPLLQQAQPPPGYQSPDMKSWQQAGMGGNSLFSQSGQTTPQAFGQQGVYNNMSITVSMAGGSGGVGSLPSIGPPVGMGNSNLGDINSMCNDQVQQVQVFADVQCTVNLVGSDSYLNQSGSIGTQKGSQGPQSSQSQQKSLLQQLLTE, from the exons AGAAAGCGGCTATGATGTCACCGGAAGACGAGGTGCAGAAGAGTGACATCTCGTCCAGTAGTCAGGGCATGGTGGAGAAAGAGGCTCTGAGGCCGCTGCTGCTTGAG GCTCTGGACGGATTCTTTTTTGTGGTGAACCGCGAGGGCCGGATCGTGTTTGTGTCGGAGAATGTGACGGGTTACCTAGGCTACACCCAGGAAGAGCTGATTACCTCCAGCGTCTACAGCATCCTCCATGTGGGAGACCACGGCGAGTTTGTCCGCAACTTGCTGCCCAAGAGCCTTG tgaACGGGGTGCCGTGGCCCCAGGAGCAGAGTCGGAGGAACAGTAACACATTTAACTGCCGGATGCTAAAGAGGCCCCCTGATGAGGTGGACTCAGAGAACCAGGAAGCACTACAGCAGTACGACATCATGCAGTGTTTTACTGTCTCCCAGCCCAAAGCCATGCTGGAGGAGGGAGATG ACCTGCAGAGCTGCCTGATCTGCATAGCCTGCCCGATGCCCCGCCCCCAGCAGCTACCTGCCATCCGCACTGAGTCCTTTATCACCAAACAGGACCCCACAG ggaAGATCATCTCCATAGAGACCAGTGCTCTGCGGGCGACGGGGCGACCAGGCTGGGAGGACCTTGTCCGGAAGTGTATCTACGCCTTCTTCCAGCCGCAGGGCAAAGAACCCTCCCACGCAAAGAAGCTGCTCCACGAGG tgaTGACCCATGGCACGGCCATCAGCCCTCTTTACCGGTTCAACCTGAGCGATGGGACCCCCCTCAGCGCTCAGACCCGCTGCAAGTTCTGCTGCCCCCCCAACCATGACGTTCAGCCCTTCATCATGGGCATTCACACTATCGACAG GGAACACAACACTGCTAGCTCTCAGGAAAACACTAACTCCAGCCTTCTACTGACCCATAGGAGCCCTGCTCCCTCCCACTCCCCTGCCCTCCGCCCGGGCAGCGAGGCCAGCCAAGCCCCAGGCCCCACCTCGGGCCTCCATCTCAACAACGGCAAAAGCTCcagcaccaccacccccaccacaccCACCAGCCATTCAGCAGTGTACCTGACGCCCAACCGGATGTGTCCTCAGCAGGTCAACAGCCCCTCGCCCCTGGGAAGCCCCCTCACTGCCACCCCTACCTCATTCATGTCGCCCAGGCCCCCCAGGGCCAGTCCGGGGCTGGGCGGCAGCCCGCGTGTCCCAGGGAACCCCTTCTCCCCTTCCACCCCTGGTCTGCACTCTCCGGCAGCGTCCCTGGGAGGTGGAGCTGGTGGAGGGGGAAGTGGAATCCTCAGCCGGCGCCACTCTGGTGGGGACGGTGGAGCAGGGACACCCCTGGGTTTCTCTCTGCCCTCCCCTTTACCTCAGAGGCAGGCCAGCACCCCCACCAGCTCCCCAGCGCGCCCTCCCCCCGCCAAGCCCcccgagggaggaggaggaggtgggggcgGAGAGGACCTGGCTAAAGGAAAACTAGGGGGGAACCCCAAACTCAACCAGCCCCTGGACAACGGCGGAGTGGGGGCGCCTAGGGACCCCAAAAACACATCTACCAAACCCACCTCCACCCCTCAGTGCCCGGCCTCCCACAGCACGCTGACGGAGCGCCACAAGATCCTCCACCGCCTCCTGCAGGACAGCAGCCCAGCTGAGGGCAGCAACGGCAAGGAGTCTGAGATCAAGAAGGAGCCTCCTGCCAGCCCTGCCACCGCCAACCCCAATGGACCCCCCACCACCCCCCAGGACCACCAGCTGCTACGTTTCCTCCTGGACACGGATGAGAAGGACCTGGGCGACCTGCCCCCTCCGGCCGCTCTCAGCCTGCAGACGGTCCGGGTCAAGACTGAGAAGAGGGCCAGCGGGGACGCTGCAGCCTGCGCCAGCCCCAAGCCCAAACCGAGCCCTGCAGACAGCAGGCCGTCCAGAGACCCG ttccccAGTGTATCTGCTGACCTggaccctctcagccagctgcTGCCCACCCTCAGGGGCCCCGCAGGGGCCAAGCAGGGCAGCAAGGATCAGGGTGGTCCCCAGACCCAAGCCCTGTCGTCCCATAGCCAAACCCAACCTCAACCACGGCTCCATTCACCTCCACAGACACAGCCTTGGCTCCAATCACCTCTTCAAACCAAACCTCAGAACCATCTCCAGCTTCAGTCCCCCACCCAGCTTCAGCCCCCCACCCAGCTTCAGCCCCCCACCCAGCTTCAGCCCCCCACCCAGCTTCAGCCCCCCACCCAGCTTCAGTCCCCCACCCAGCTTCATTCCCCCACCCTGCTTCAGTCACCCACCCAGCTTCAGTCCCCCACCCTGCTTCAGTCACCCACCCAGCTTCAGTCCCCTACCCAGCTTCAGTCACCAACCCAGCTTCAGTCCCCTACCCAGCTTCAGTCCCCTACCCAGCTTCAGTCCCCTACCCAGCTTCAGTCCCCCACCCAGCTTCAGTCCCCTACCCAGCTTCAGTCCCCTACCCAGCTTCAGTCTCCTACCTTACTCCAGCCCAGTGGGGCCAACACGGTCAAGGCCGTGACCGTGAAGAGGGAGCCTCCCGGAAGACCAAGCCGAG GGCTCACTGATGGCCCCAGCCTGCAGAACCAGTCACACTTTGACTTCTGCAGCCCCAGCCAGAGACCGGGACAAGGGGAGCTCTTCCAGACGCCCGAAGACAGCAGCAGCCCCTTTAAAGAGCCTGGACTAATGAACTCATTCAACTCCAACACCG CGTTGTCTAAGATGGAGACAGACTCTCAGCAGTTCCAGACCCTGGCCCTGACTGAGACTCTGTCCTTTGATGGAGGCATGGGAAACCCTGTGCAAGCCTCTCTGGCCTCCCCTCAGGA GCAGTGTGTCCCATGCCCGCTGGATGAGCTGCTgtgcccccccaccacccccgAGGGGCGTAACGACGAGAAGGCCCTCCTGGACCAGCTGGTGTCCTTCCTGAGTGGCACAGACGAGAGCGAGCTGGCTGAGCTGGACCGAGCCCTGGGCATCGACAAGCTGGTGAAG GGCGGCTGCTTCGACCCCGTCCCTCAACGGTTCCCCTCCCAGCCTCCTGCCACCACCCCCATCTCCATGGACCCCAAGCTGCCCGGCTACCCCTCTCAGTTCAACCCCGGCCCCCCTGCCCAATTCCCTCCAGAGATAGCAGGGGTGCAGAGTATGGGGGGCTTCGGTGCACCCAGGGGGGCCTTCCCTGGGGGCATGATGCTGAGGCCTGGCATGGGCAGAGCGCCTGGCATGACCAACCAGCTCCGGCTGCCTCCCAACCAGCTGAGGTTACAGCTGCAACAGAGGCTGCAGGGCCCACAGCAG ctgcagAACAGGCTAGCTGCCATGAGCCCGTTCCCAGGGGAAGCTCACGTTGCCATGGGGATGCGTCAGGGAGGGAAGCAGCCTCAGATGCCCTCTCAG CCTCCTCTGAACGCCCAGATGCTGGCCCAGAGGCAGCGGGAGCTCTATAGCTTCCAGCACCGCCAGAGACAACTCCTGCAGCAGAAGGTCATGTTGATGAGGCAGGGCATGGGGGGCGGGGGGCCTATGGGGGCCACCAGGGGACAAAAAGGACCCCAGCCACAGCAACAGCAGTTTGGCTATCCTCCAGGCTACAGCCCCATGCCAGGGAACCCACCCAGCTCCCCCAGCCTATTCAACCCCATGGGAGGGACCCAGGACCCCAAGTTGTCGGGCCAGGGCCCTATGGGTAGCCAGACAACTATGACGGGAGGGATGCAGGGACAGTTTGGGGGGGCGGTGAACTCGGTGGTGCAGCCTGTGCTCTTCCAGCAGTTTGGAGGACCAG GTATGGTCCGGCAAGGAGACCCCTCGTTCCCTCCAGAGCTCAGCCCCACCAGTCCCCTGCTGTCCCCTCAGAACTCCACCTCCCAGAGTCCTCTGCTCCAGCAGGCCCAGCCTCCTCCTGGGTACCAGTCACCTGACATGAAGAGTTGGCAGCAAGCTGGCATGGGCGGAAACAG CTTGTTCAGCCAGTCTGGTCAGACGACGCCCCAGGCCTTTGGGCAACAGGGGGTCTACAACAACATGAGTATCACGGTGTCAATGGCAGGAGGCTCAGGGGGGGTGGGCTCGCTACCTTCCATTGGACCACCTGTTGGCATGGGCAACAGTAACCTTGGCGACATCAACTCCATGTGTAACGATCAG GTACAGCAGGTTCAAGTGTTTGCCGACGTCCAGTGTACGGTGAACCTGGTGGGCAGCGACTCCTACCTGAACCAGTCGGGGTCCATAGGCACCCAGAAGGGCTCCCAGGGGCCTCAGAGCAGCCAGTCCCAGCAGAAGAGCCTCCTCCAGCAGCTCCTCACAGAGTGA
- the ptrhd1 gene encoding putative peptidyl-tRNA hydrolase PTRHD1, whose amino-acid sequence MAASGTAAPRRLVQYVVVRSDLVHTLAWPLGAVITQACHAAIAAIHLNYNDPDTQEYLAELDSMHKVVLQAVDQASLSSLSETLTEKGIAHKLWIEQPENVPTCLALKPYPKDIVHPLLHKFKLFK is encoded by the exons ATGGCGGCGTCAGGAACCGCAGCCCCCCGTCGTCTTGTCCAGTATGTTGTGGTCCGGTCAGACCTGGTCCATACGTTGGCCTGGCCATTAGGGGCGGTTATAACGCAAGCCTGCCATGCTGCCATCGCTGCCATTCATCTGAACTACAACGACCCAGACACGCAGGAGTACTTGGCAGAACTGGACAGCATGCACAAAGTCGTCCTTCAG GCTGTGGACCAGGCCTCCCTCTCCAGCCTGTCTGAGACGCTGACAGAGAAGGGGATCGCCCACAAGCTGTGGATTGAGCAGCCAGAGAACGTCCCCACCTGCCTCGCCCTGAAGCCTTACCCCAAAGACATTGTACATCCTCTGCTGCACAAGTTCAAACTGTTCAAATGA
- the LOC115192232 gene encoding uncharacterized protein LOC115192232 encodes MQNIQEVMCVSILKHLTRPEEKMALSEPRPGLKTIYSDYVTLARNIPRGSHQDLEKLIRGEEIPYMLPGGTFVRHLFQNTCVLSSLLAGIHITATRFSKVKDYFMTDNTVGAVITFLDNKMYNEAMGLWLINLDLRSVGRKKYFFKNEYLDCRGYVEDFLANFDDLTTVKYEDDYNDYDMSPSAGIYNGTLSNFKIYGHVYILDTVIDPKLILVNMRGRKGNGCIPPYAITDDFSRKYELQFLLLGLITAEIKHMVLCVKQEGGRWMLYDNSGTPQFQDFNMEIEMKKYVAYLAAYVNLNSAYPEEQVQESEQVNDLLLPVVVTVNNHRSTSLSPFRQPVEETTIYTRPTCQQQ; translated from the exons ATGCAAAACATACAGGAAGTgatgtgtgtgtccattttgaaaCACTTGACGAGACCTGAAGAGAAGATGGCGTTATCTGAACCAAG ACCTGGCCTTAAGACTATATATAGCGACTATGTCACATTGG CTCGGAACATCCCTCGAGG GTCTCACCAAGACTTGGAGAAGCTAATCAGAGGAGAGGAAATCCCTTACATGCTGCCAGGAGGAACATTTGTCAGACACCTATTCCAAAACACCTGTGTTCTGAGCAGTCTATTGGCCGGAATACATATAACAGCAACAAGATTTAGCAAAGTCAAAGATTATTTTATGACAGACAACACAGTCGGTGCAGTCATAACTTTTCTCGATAACAAAATGTATAATGAGGCGATGGGTCTTTGGCTTATTAATTTAGATTTGCGTAGTGTTGgaagaaaaaaatactttttcaaaaaCGAATATCTAGATTGTAGAGGCTATGTCGAAGACTTCCTAGCAAATTTTGATGACTTGACAACTGTCAAATATGAAGACGACTACAACGATTACGATATGAGCCCCTCAGCTGGCATTTACAATGGAACACTGAG CAATTTTAAGATATATGGTCACGTTTACATCCTGGACACCGTAATTGACCCTAAACTCATCCTGGTGAATATGCGTGGCCGAAAGGGAAACGGATGTATTCCTCCTTATGCCATCACTGATGACTTTTCAAG GAAGTACGAGCTTCAGTTCCTTTTGCTGGGTTTGATCACAGCAGAGATCAAACACATGGTGCTGTGTGTTAAACAAGAAGGAGGGCGATGGATGCTGTATGATAACTCTGGAACGCCCCAATTCCAGGACTTCAACATGGAGATAGAAATGAAGAAATACGTTGCTTACCTCGCTGCCTACGTGAATTTGAACAGTGCATATCCAGAGGAACAAGTGCAAGAATCAGAGCAAG TAAATGACCTCCTCCTGCCAGTGGTTGTAACAGTGAACAACCACCGATCAACATCCCTGTCCCCATTCAGACAGCCGGTGGAAGAAACAACCATCTACACCCGCCCAACCTGTCAGCAGCAATGA